The Glycine max cultivar Williams 82 chromosome 3, Glycine_max_v4.0, whole genome shotgun sequence sequence AGAGGAGAGTTCTGATCATTAAGTGAAGTGAAATTAAATGGGGAGTTGAAATCTGCCAATCAGGGAGTGACATATGTTCGAAACTGCACATGCAACGTGACACGTGGCAGGGGCAACAGAAAAAAGgtgcaaaaaaataaaggggcaaaatgaccaaaaaaccaaaaaaagtgaCATGTGTCGCAATTCTAGGTAGGGACACAATAGATTTTTCCATAGACTTCTCTTTTATAGATAGTATATAGATTACAAAATCATAAGTGAGGTTATTAAATAAGGAGTAAGATTCACAACCAAATTGAGCAAAGGTGGTGACTTCGCGATACTGTGTCAACAACAGACTTGTGTCATAACTTTCAATTAAGCAGGAGATTCGACATGACTCACATATAAGCTGATGTTAATAGCAGGTCTACTTCTGCGATAAAAGAGCTCTGTTTCCAAACATATTTGTCTTTATAACTTAAtagatttttgttaataatagtGTTAGATTGATCACTAATTTcggtgaaaataattttatatcaatattatgatccaaaaaaaaaatgttagataaCATGATATTAGActtctcaaaataaaatttcaattcatgtgtacatgtttggattaaagtttATGGATTGACTTTTTGTAAATTGAGTTTGTAAACATAatctaagtttaaaaaaatataatacatttaCATAAATCGagaaagataataaatttttttagtaaaattatttcattaattcatttttcaattatttttattagtaggCAAGAAAAGCATTAAACAATcgattaatttgaaatgaagaaAGTAAATTAAACATTGTGATGAATATTCagtaaacatttttttgtttttaattatttatctaatgtctgccttataattaataaaataattcgtGCAGACATTCTTGAAAAttgagtataaaataaaaacaaaagcgtAACAGTTTCCGAGAAGAATATCTGTTTGTTAACTTTGTCGAAGACGCCGTCTATTCGTAGTTTCCTTAATCCTTTCCTCTGTCCGTTAACGGACAACGCCAACAACGCCAAATCCAAAACGGAACTCTCAAAATAGAAATTGCTCAAAGAAGAATGTAAGATGTCTTTACGgttctttcaatttttatttccttcagaaattataaaattgatagtTTTGATCCTCCTATATTTTAGGCAAAATTGCATTTACTTTTTCATGATATCCTcttaaataatgttaatttccttttttagattttttaaaaaatccactTATCTGAGATAGCATTTAAAAAGAAGCatgtatcattttatttaatgcaTAAAGAAGATAAGCATCTGTTTAATTACTAAAAGAAGTATGAGTGTTATTTAAGATGCCTTCACAAGAGAtcgatgtaatttttttttcttttttaataatttgtgaACTCTTTCGTtgcattaattgttttttaatatttacgtTGGTTTAGTTTGTTCAATAAAATAGAAggaaaacacacacaaaaaagaagTAAGACTCATGCTAAAGTTCCATTCATCCAAaaccaatagaaaaaaaaaatgaaggaatgatatttttttaaaacatcaaagagtctttattttttcatacttttttctatttaaaactatttatttcattttatataatttttttgtttcactttcttCCCAGTAATAtaatacaagaaagaaaaaaataattcttttttattttttctctctctctacttAATAAATTATCTCGtttcctatttttttccttcctttccaattttttttttcattttctcacctaCTTGAGACTAATTTTggacaaaatttgaaaataaaaaaaaagtagaagaaaaaatagtCAAGAAAGATGACAGACACAGTGAGGTTTGCGacactattaattaaacaaatactACCACCACacattcctttcttcttcttcatcatcttctcacctctctctctctctctccctccctcctAGGGTTTCACGTTTCCATGTGAAAACGGATTGAGaatctctctctcattctctctctattttatattttctttcacgtCAATTAGGtaactcttctctctctctctctctctcgtgtaattttgtttttttgctgtCGGTTTAGATCGGCTTTGTCTGCTTATGCGGAACAAGAATCCACTTTCTCCATTCCTAGATTGAGAGATTTTGTAGCCATTTTGCTCGAAATCAGCTCTCGTAACTGCATTTTGGTgatttttgtgattttctttttatgttatggaaattaattattctgtgatttttagttgttttagctgttattcattttttcggtttttttttttaaattgtcttaATTGATGAGTGAAAATGTTGTGCTGATTTTGCTCCTGTTTCCATTTTAGGGTTTTTTTGCTGGCGTGATTCTGAAGGCTTGGATCTGGATATCTTCTTTGGTATGACTTTGCTTTGGCTATTTTAGTAACTAATTAAGCTGCCTGacaaattataaagaaatgAGTAGTTGAGGATTCTGTGGAGGGTTAAATTTGATGTCAAATAGTGAAGTGGATTAAGCTcagattttgttttgaaattttagcTGGAGCGTTTTGATGATTTAATAATGCTAGCTTGCTCTTTCCTTTGTACTATAATGAGTTGTCTGTGAGGGTTAAtgtgataaatttttttctttctttctttttcacttgTAGTATTAATTTTAGCTGTAGAGTATTGCACTATTGCTATTTTTGTGTAAGGAGCTGGATGTTCTGCAATTCAAAATTAAACTGCACAATGATTAATGGTGGACAATCTTTTAATAAGCTTTCACggtttatttcaaataaatatgaaaccATTGAATGGGAACCGCACCACCATTCAGTTATTTTGTAACTCCAGAAGATTGTAATGACGTAATCCTATTGTTTAAATGCTATTGCAAATTGGGGCATTATTTTACTGAATGGTGATTATTTGTGTtcataaaaacaattttcatttctaaatctgaaaacaaaaatcaccatatgaaaataatattttttgtgcaTGAATATTAACAGTTCCTTGATTCTTGCTTTAAACGTAAATAAGTAGAAATTTCTATTCTCTAAGTACTTGAttgtttgcttttattttttagtttctgatTGGGACTGGATATTCTAAACTAACCTTTCGCGAAGACTAAGGAGCAAATAGAGGTACAGAGCATGTGTGTAATATGAGAAAAAAGACAAGCAAATATTTATGCCATTAGGACATTGGCAAATTGAGTGATTAAGTATGCCATTGAGAGATGAAAAACTTAATCTCATTTTTAGGATATTTTACTCCTACGGAAGATAAGAACAAATCTataatatgtaattaataatCTGTAACAGAAATAGTTGTAATTGGATTTGTTTTTTGGGAAATTGCTGGATTTTTATGTGCAATAAAATCTGCAGTTTCAGTTTGTCAGGAATAGCTTAAATTCTAGGAAATTattgctttttcaaaaaaaatctcAGAAAACTGGCAAAAACAGCCGGTTATTTCTTCAAAAGAACTAAGCACACACTTAAATGAGAAGGGAAATATGGAGGAATACACTTTACAGACACAAGTTTTGCTTCATTGTCTGGCTGCTAGCCTTCACTGCGAAATTTGCACAGTAGCTACTTGGTTCTGAAATATCTGCAATATAGGGAGTTAGAAGCTTGAAAACGTACACCCTAAAATTATACACTCGCAGAGGCagagctttgttttctgaacaTTGCCAATTGCTCAACTCCACTCCACCAACAAAAAATTCCTCCTTTaggtaattatatattataacatCCCTAAGTTATAGTAGCTTTTGCTCTCAGCctttatcattaaaatattttcctcAATGGCAACCTTTTAtctgttttttgttgtttttatttatcttgcATCTGGATAGCATGAGTATTGTTTTTCTCATATGATGTATGTATGATTATTCTGATATCAAGATAACGAGTATTGTAATTGCTGATATATGTTTAGTTCCTACTACTGCACATGGTTTGTCtgtatataatttaaaacttggtatttgtttcattattttatcttcttcaGCTTCTTTGCTATGGAAGACTCGGATTCAGTTGCTACACTGATAGATTCTACTACTTCTAAGATACAACAGCTGCAGAAGGCATTTGCTGAACTTGAAAGTTATCGGGCTGTTACTCTTAACTTGAAATGGAAAGAACTAGAGGAACATTTCCATGGTCTTGAGAAATCCTTGAAGAGGCGCTTTGATGAATTGGAAGACCAAGAGaaagagtttgaaaacaaaacgaGGAAGGCTCGTGAGATACTGGAGAAGCGGGAAGCAGCTGTTTTTGCTAAGGAGCAAGATTCGTTGCAGAGGCTTCAAGAGAAAAGAGATGCTGCTTCATTTGCCATTGTAAATGCTCGAGAAAAGCAGAGGAAGATTTCATCACGTGAATTGGCTACTTTCTCTAATGGTGGTAAAGGAGGGATGCCAGGAGTGGAGGAGAAACCAGTGGATACTTTGTCCACTGCAGCTGAAGGTAATGTGGAAGATGTAAAACTTCCTGATAATGGAAATGTGGAGTTGGTATCTTATCCAGAGTTGGTAAAACTATGCAAAGAGATGGATGCTGCTGGACTTCACAAATTCATATCTGATAACCGTAAGAACCTTGCTGCTGTAAGGGATGAAATACCAAATGCTTTAAGAGCTGCTCCTAATGCTGCCTGTTTAGTTTTAGATTCTCTGGAAGGATTTTACTGTACAGAAGTGTCAAATCAGGACGTAAAGAAGGATGCTAACTTATTGGGTCTTCGCCGAACCTGTATCATGCTGATGGAATGTCTCTGTGATTTCCTGAGCAGCTCAGGTTTTGTTTCTAATGTGATTTCAGAAGATATCAAGGACAGGGCAAAAGCAGTTGCTGAAGAATGGAAACCCAGGCTGGATGCTCTTGACATGGATGCTAGCAATGGGAATTCCTTGGAGGCTCATGCATTTTTACAACTTCTTGCTAGTTTTGGAATTGCCTCTGGTTTTGATGAGGAGGAGTTATCTAGATTGATTCCAATGGTGTCTCGGCGCCGCCAAACTGCTGATTTATGTCGTTTTCTTGGGCTGTCAGAAAAGATgcctggtgtgtatttgatctTTATAATGTTTGACATGAATTAAAACATTACAAGAACTAAAGGAAATTTGAAATATTGAGCCAAATTTGATACAAGGAAAAAGTTTTAACATTCTGTGCAAAAATTTTCATCTAATTGCATCATGtgttatttttctttagttttatttttatttcaataacaaaaacatgttcccttaattttcattttgtgattAATATGATTCTTTGTTAAAGTATTGACTGTCAAGTGGCTGCCAAAACTAACCATTTTAGTAACAGGATTTTTCGAAGTCCTACCAactttgaataattattttcttatactttGCTAGTCTTCTTGGATGTTCCTGCATGCTGGTTCTTGTTAAATAATTGAAAGGAAAAGCTAAAGGAAACTTGAATTGTGATAGTATGCTAGGATATCTACTGAAAACTGATGACTCTTAAACTTCCCTGATAATGTTTGAAGACAATTGAATGGTGTGTATTAGTATGCTAGGATGCCCACTGAAAACTGCTGATGCAAgttatttaatatgatataaattatatggTAAGAGAGTTTTGGTTCTTAACATATTACATTGCAGCTTTGATTGACTCTTTATTGAGAACCCTTTACTTTTGTTTCTTGGAAGTATCCCAAATGGCTTTTAACATGCAAGTTTCATACATGAAATCTAGCAGTTGTATCAATTACAGAGTGAAGCAATAAAACTATTGCATCTGTTTGTTTTAatgcttcatttttctttttggatatGCAGGTGTAATTGAGGTTTTGGTGAACAGTGGGCGACAAATTGATGCTGTTAACTTGGCTTTTGCATTTGATCTTACTGAACAGTTTTGTCCTGTTTCTTTACTGAAGTCTTACTTGAAAGATGCTAGAAAAGCTTCTTCTCCTGTTAGAAGTGCTCACTCTTCTCCCACTGCACAGGTGTGTTATTTATGTCTGCTATATTAAGTAATTATTCCCTCCATTGTCTTCTTTTCACAGTTTGAGCTAGTGATCTAATATTTTGCCAAGCTCTTCTATTTTCCGTGAAATTCTTTTTGCCTTGGGTCATAATTGCATACCACTTGTGACATTTTGCTAGAACAAGACAGTGTATTATGTTGTGCTTCTTATCATATAAAACTTTGGAAAAGTTTCTTAGCAGATACTGATGGAAACACCATCACTCTTTAAAATGTAACCTGGACTGTAGGTAAAGCTGATGAGCTGGAAGGCCTACATATTATTCAACGTTTGTTTCGGAAAAAGTTGGAGATGAAGGGGATTCTCCAATGGATAATAAATGAAAAGTATGCTTAGTTCTATATAGAAGAACCATTTATACTTAGGTTAAAAAGCAATTTGGTGCAAGAGCCTTATGAAAGTCTTAATGGTGTATAAAAATAACTAGATTGTAGAGCTTGCTGTCTTTGTTGTTTAGGACTTAAGGGATATGCTTGTTGAGAAAGATCTCAGATTCTTATTCCTTGTACAGTGTACACAGCTTTGGGTTTTCTGTTCAACTTATGGGTAGTACGTGATTTAGTTTATAGTATACTAGATGTGACATGGCATTTATAGCACAAGTATTGCTTTTATTTATGTCTGAGATTCTTTTGTATTGCATGGTAAATTATTCtagtaatttataatattcttgCTGGATGTTTGAACTATGTACATTTTCAAACATATCTCGGgtgaattaaaaggaaaaaattgaaagcaaatGCTGTTCTTAAAAGCATCCCTTTTTCGGAAATAATTCCACAAAAAGAAGCTGTATATGTGTActgaaaatatcaaattttgtcttttcttttttctttttactccaAATTTTGTCTTTTCTGAAATGTAAGAAACACCAATTGTTAAGAGGTGATACTAAATCTACTCCTATATTATGAATTAGAATACACAAATTGGAGAGTGAGACCTTACTTTCTTCACTTTGTCAATTAGACATTTTGAATATTGCCTCTCGCTCCTTTGGAGGTGTATTTCACACACTGTCTCTGATTAGCTAAAAGAAATTCTTTCAATCATCTCAAactattttccttttatttgatCTTCTTAGTTCATTCCTCCTTCAAAATCTACCTTCATTTATCTCTACctgtaatttgattttaatagttttcttaaaaagaaattgGCTTTTGTGGTAATATACtgctattttctctcttttaaataTTCCTAGTATCTTTTGTCTCAGATTGAGGTGAATGAACGAGAGCTGGTTGCACTTAAGGCTGTAATCAAGTGCATTGAAGAACATAAACTTGATGAGCAGTATCCTCTGGATCCTCTCCAGAAACGATTGGTGCAGCTAGAGAAGGCCAAAGCAGACAAGAAGAGGGAAACTGAAGCAACAAAGCCTCAACCCAAGAGACCTCGTGCAAATGGTGTGGGATACGGTCCACGTGTCACTAACATTCTTTCGGATAAAACTTGCTATGCTAGAGTTGCTGACAGGTATCCACAATACGTGTATGACCGACCACCTTACATGTACCCTGCACCCACTGAGAATCATTGCCCCCCTCTCATGACCACTGCAACATATAACATCTCTCCCAGCCATGGCAACTACTTTGGAAATGGGTATCAGTACCAAGCCTCATATCTCCACTAGAGTTAGCTGATATGTGAAAACAGGCAACTATGATCCTTTTGTTTAATATCTAGTCTTTAACCTTTAAGCTGTTGTATGTTGCACTTCCTCAATGTAGTCTTAAGAACCTCTGAAAAGAGGTAAAATGACGAGctaaaatttaacttttgtaGCACAAGATATTCTGATCCTCTAATGTATGAACTCTGTTCTCGTTTTGTACGCTCTTACTTTTACGCTTTTGTGGTATATCTTGTCTTGGATCTATGGTTgtcttttctattattattattattattgggtgTTGTTTCTAAACAGTTGCTCTTTCTATGCATGTGGTCTTTTTTAAAACATGGATTTGCTGGGAGACTGTGGAGCACCATGAGCCCTTAATCATCAGCATATGTAGGGACCATTAAGAGTAGCAAAATTATCCATTTATCCATGATTTATTCGGTATATCCATAGTACATAGCCGTTCGTTTTGTGGATTGTTGAGACGAAGTCCTTGAGGCTTACGAAAGGCACTTCTCTATCAACCAACCTTATGATGTACTTCACATTATCTACTTACTGTTGATCTCTGTACAAACCCTCTATTTCTAGTTTATACAATACCTGCTTGAAGTtctgcttctttttttcattttgttggtAGCTAAGACGTGTCTTTCACAGACTTAACTGCCTCATCTAAGGCAGCCAGTTCCTGCttcatcaattttcttttccttttctacttCATACTTAGCAAGGGCTATTACTTTCTTGAACTATACATTTTCTTGTTTCGTTGACTTAGGCAGTTAGGCTCAACTATTGCAGGTATTTTGCCTTTGGTGgcctttcttcttttccttagCAACAAAAGGTGACTTCAATTGTAGCTTTGTCTTCTTTCATTCAAGTTCTGTTTGTTCTGGTatatgatttcttttcttccaagaGCGAATAATAAGAGTCTCTTCTTCATTAACATCTTTAATCGGTTCACTTCTAGATGGTTGCATTATTTGCTTGTCCTTACCATAGCAAGCTTTAGCCTTATCTTCAAAGTGTTCTTATGAGGTTATGTCTGTTGGCTTAGCAGATGGTTTAAGTTTCTTTCTTTCGAGGGTTTTGGGTTTGGGCTTAGGCTGCTGCTTAGGTTTCTGTTTGGGTTTTGGTAAAGGTTGTTGTTAAGGTTCTATTTGTAGTTAGTTCAGACGGTGTTTGAGGGGTTTCTTTTGAGGAGGCTTTTACTGTCTTGTTTTTATGGTTATGGTGGAAGACTTTTTGGTAACTTAGGTAATAAGGGCTTGACCAAATGGTTCATCAAACTTTTGTTGTATATACGCAAGTGCTCTAGGGTTGACAGATGGATTAGCAAATGATTCGACTCTGAAAGCAATGCCAAGGCAATTACTTCCTGCACCTCCCATATTGTTGGGGTGAGGGATTTAAAGTTGTTTAATGTTTTCCTGAAATTTATTTCATCAAGAAAACACTATGGGTTGatattttggaaacaaaatATGGAAGGTGGATGGGCTTGGTAAAGGAGAATTTGTGTGGGGTCAAATCTAAGGATGTTGGGAGGGGGAGGTGTTGAAGTGGAAGTCTTGGTGGAGGTGTTAGTTAGTTCGAAATGGATTGATAGCTTGGTAAAATGAAAGGTCGGAGATGGGAGAAGTTTAGTTTTTAGAGAGACTCTTAGGGAGGGGATGAGTGTTTGGCTAGGTTATCTCAGTCTTTTTTCTAAATTCAGAGCAAAATGAGAATGTTATTAAAGACTAGGGATGTTGGGAGGGGGAGGTGTTGAAGTGGAAGTCTTGGTGGAGGTGTTAGTTTGAATGGGAAAAAGGAGTTGGTGGAGGTCTTGGAGGCGGACGGTCTAGAAGTCCAAAGATAAGAAGGATGGGTGGTGGTGGGAACAAGAACCGAATGAGGTGTATAGTGTTAGCTTGACTTATAAAACACTCCATGAGCTACACTATGTTTCACaaacaaaaaacttttttttttggaattgaaAGTTCCTCCTAAGATAAGTTtttgagtgttgctaggtgcacccaacatttttgctggtgcacccagcacttgTAGTGAAAAGGCCATAATACCCatgacttatttttttaaaaaaattaacgcGAGACTCTATCTCTCCCGCCCCGCTTGCGTTTCCGCTTCTTCTTCCTGcggttttcttctcttcttcctcaCAACCTTTCCGCTTCTTCTTCCTGCATTTTCGCATTGTTGTTGCTCACGTCACTGGCGTTTCCATTTGTCGTTGCTGTTAAGAGGAGGTTGCGGGAagaggttcttcttcttcttctttgttgaGGAGCTTGCCACCATTGTTGCCGTGAATAGGAGGTTGCCGTGGTGCATTGAGGAGGCTTTCGGGAAGAGCAATGCCACCGTCCTCCGTCCACCGTTGAGGGAGCTTTGTCACCGTCCACCGTCGAGGTAAGCGTCGTGACCATGTCGTTTCCACCATTGTTGTCGGAGTTAAGCGTCGTGACCATGTCGTTTCCACCATTGTTGTCGGAGTTAGGATGATCCGATAGGGTAGATTGTTGATCTGAAATTGATCCGGAAGatgcttacggatcaacttgatccgtaatcttcaatcttcattttaaaaattgtcaaatattTGATACATAGTgagttttatttgaaattagaaattttGGTTATTAGGATCACCTTTGAATGTATGctatatatttgataaatagtgTCATTTTGGAGAATATCAAttgtttcaatttgatttaatgCAAATATGTAATTGCCTTTTATGTAATTGCCACTTAGCATCATAAGTTGGGGACTACCTAATGCACCTGCTGCCAAAATGACATCACCCCTCGAACTTGAATTCTTGGCTTTGTTTATGTATGCTTCATAGGTCTATGTATGCTTCatgaggaaaataaaaaaaatatagcattGCAGTGTTCAtacttcatttaaatttaaaatgaaaaggcTGCCAAAAGCCCTTAGGTGAGGGTGTGAGGTTAAAGAAAACGACTAAGAAGGTTGCACTCCTTTCAGAAGGGTATTACTACTAATGTGTTAGGTTTGGAAATTCATTTTTGTGCAATTCAATCTTTTAGACTTTGACACTACTTCAATTTGATCTCTGTGATTGTTATACATTTGGAGGGTGGTTACAAATTCATGTAACCACCCTCCACACTTTCATTCTATCAAgtgatttttttcttgttatacaattttgtaatcatactataatttatgatttcatttgAGTGGCTATCTTCATTTGAGTTTATTGAAATATGCCTATTTAAAATTATGGTGAGGGGAACATGGTTGGTGAATGGAGGAAAACGAACTGAATGTGGTATCGAAAAACTGATTCAAAAGAAAAGACAACTCCTTGAAACTTATTATCTATACACTTGATGGGACTTTTGTAATATTGATGGAAACCTGGAACTGAAACAGCAACAGAAActaatatgcaataattgttTATGAATTTGAGAGAATATTAATGGATTGCTTAAAGGAAAACTCAGGAAAATACAATACCCCCTGCCTAGAGCTAGGCTACTTCAGATTGCTCAAAAAGCAATCCGCCATACCTCTAACACTACAACCCCAAGAACTGTTCCTCTCAAAGGAAACCCTAGGAACTAAGCCACTACCAATTGTACGAGGAATGACATATATTCTGCTTGGTGAATATGGTGCATACCTCTATAAATGCATCTTCAAAATTTAACTTCAACTAATATTAACATTGGGtttgatagatttttaattgtctaaaatttctaaaaaatacacatttaaactaaacttttcaAATACATAAATGTAATCCTGAAAACTttgcaaataaataattgactAAATGACAGCCCTACAGTCAATGAAATCCTGACAACTTGCGTGACTTTGAGTCGATGAAATTTGCGTTAGACCAATGAAATTTGAGTGAATGAAATCAAAGATGGAATTTGCGGTACagatttgcagatcatggttaagACCAGAGGATTAGGTCGTGTCATAGATCACGTTACTGGCAGAGGTGTGGGCAGAGGAGATCGTGATGATTTCGGTGATGCTCCGCAGCATCGACGACCTACCGCATCCGCACAGAGGCAGCGAGTACCTGTGACTGCGACGCACGATGAGCCAGTGCTCCCTGCGTCAGATGTAGAGGATGACGTATTTCCAGATGACCCGATGGCACCAACTGATGTAGAGGACACTGGGACAGACATTCCTGCAGACACAGGCGCGTAGGCTGCTGAGGATGAGCATGAGGGATTTTCGGGTGGTCCGAGCGACCCATCCGTGCTGACCCAGTATGCGGATCATGTTGCTTGCAGCGCATGGAcgggagaggtatttataatatttatttttagttacttgttaattatactttatgattgaaattagttttcctttaaatgattttaacgAATTTTGCGTTCTTTTATACTTTAATTCAGGAGCGTCCTGAGTTGAAATTATCCTCTCACGGGAGGAAGGTCCATAGTTTAGGCAGGTCTGTCCCTGCCATTGAGGGACTAGTTGCTGGGACAGGACTAAGTCCTCTGATCGCGTGTTCGGTAGACACTGGCGATCGGGGACTTTTGTCCTCGTTTGTCGAGCGGTGGCATAGGG is a genomic window containing:
- the LOC100807523 gene encoding FRIGIDA-like protein 3, with amino-acid sequence MEDSDSVATLIDSTTSKIQQLQKAFAELESYRAVTLNLKWKELEEHFHGLEKSLKRRFDELEDQEKEFENKTRKAREILEKREAAVFAKEQDSLQRLQEKRDAASFAIVNAREKQRKISSRELATFSNGGKGGMPGVEEKPVDTLSTAAEGNVEDVKLPDNGNVELVSYPELVKLCKEMDAAGLHKFISDNRKNLAAVRDEIPNALRAAPNAACLVLDSLEGFYCTEVSNQDVKKDANLLGLRRTCIMLMECLCDFLSSSGFVSNVISEDIKDRAKAVAEEWKPRLDALDMDASNGNSLEAHAFLQLLASFGIASGFDEEELSRLIPMVSRRRQTADLCRFLGLSEKMPGVIEVLVNSGRQIDAVNLAFAFDLTEQFCPVSLLKSYLKDARKASSPVRSAHSSPTAQIEVNERELVALKAVIKCIEEHKLDEQYPLDPLQKRLVQLEKAKADKKRETEATKPQPKRPRANGVGYGPRVTNILSDKTCYARVADRYPQYVYDRPPYMYPAPTENHCPPLMTTATYNISPSHGNYFGNGYQYQASYLH